The following coding sequences lie in one Streptomyces sp. NBC_00510 genomic window:
- a CDS encoding histidinol-phosphate aminotransferase family protein has protein sequence MTVAVGVTGNATELFRANTAHSPSYFALRRAAGGLSSTDAGHDIVDFCIPCNPYFPSPAMYDRLQESMRDILTYYPSSTDVITNELCSLLGLNPQTVAMGNGSTELITWIDHLLVRESLAIPIPTFGRWTDQPMETGKRVDMFLLPEAAGFALDPAAFVSFVRARGSRTAVICNPNNPDGGFLPKHAVVALMDALSDLDLVVIDESFLDFTDAEAWPSVANEAVLRPNVIVLRSLGKNFGLHGIRFGYLVANPALAGKVRRMLPKWNLNSFAEAVVFMLKDHREEYAQSLRLVSRDRQEMTWQLAALPGLTVYPSQGNFVFVKLPDGVDGAVLRDRLLAEHGVLVRECGNKLGSSSRFMRLVVRPQADVQRLLTGLSTVLYGSTWYAAPAPTPAAAAPVQEQPPQPAPQQLPQIQPAPPVQPAMPPVQPLPQIQQAPPPQPMCEQPMGPPPMPPQPVYEFRPEPQPQPQPVYEFRPEPQPQQQPVYEFRPEPQPQQQPVYEFRPEPQPQVPPQTQPQPRPQAPAPDMYPALTAEVPPAFASAPPGTPRPALYWQDAS, from the coding sequence GTGACCGTCGCAGTCGGCGTCACCGGTAATGCCACCGAGTTGTTCCGCGCCAACACCGCGCACAGTCCCTCGTACTTCGCGCTGCGCCGCGCCGCCGGCGGCCTGTCGTCCACCGACGCAGGACACGACATCGTCGACTTCTGCATCCCGTGCAACCCGTACTTCCCGAGCCCGGCCATGTACGACCGGCTCCAGGAGTCGATGCGGGACATCCTCACCTACTACCCGAGCAGCACGGACGTCATCACCAACGAGCTGTGCTCGCTGCTCGGCCTCAACCCGCAGACCGTGGCCATGGGCAACGGCTCCACCGAGCTGATCACCTGGATCGACCACCTGCTGGTCCGCGAGAGCCTGGCCATCCCCATACCCACCTTCGGCCGCTGGACCGACCAGCCCATGGAGACCGGCAAGCGCGTCGACATGTTCCTCCTCCCGGAGGCCGCCGGATTCGCCCTCGATCCGGCGGCCTTCGTCTCGTTCGTCCGCGCGCGGGGTTCCCGTACGGCCGTGATCTGCAACCCCAACAACCCCGACGGCGGCTTCCTCCCCAAGCACGCCGTCGTCGCGCTCATGGACGCCCTGTCCGACCTCGACCTCGTCGTGATCGACGAGTCCTTCCTCGACTTCACCGACGCCGAGGCCTGGCCGAGCGTGGCCAACGAGGCCGTCCTGCGGCCCAACGTGATCGTCCTGCGCAGCCTCGGCAAGAACTTCGGCCTGCACGGCATCCGCTTCGGCTACCTCGTCGCCAACCCCGCGCTGGCCGGGAAGGTCCGCCGCATGCTGCCGAAGTGGAACCTCAACTCCTTCGCGGAGGCGGTGGTCTTCATGCTCAAGGACCACCGCGAGGAGTACGCACAGAGCCTGCGCCTGGTCTCCCGCGACCGGCAGGAGATGACCTGGCAGCTCGCGGCGCTGCCGGGGCTGACCGTCTACCCGTCCCAGGGCAACTTCGTCTTCGTCAAGCTCCCCGACGGCGTCGACGGCGCCGTGCTGCGCGACCGGCTGCTGGCCGAGCACGGGGTGCTGGTCCGCGAGTGCGGCAACAAGCTGGGCAGCAGCAGCCGTTTCATGCGGCTCGTGGTCCGGCCGCAGGCCGACGTCCAGCGGCTGCTGACCGGGCTGAGCACGGTGCTGTACGGCAGCACCTGGTACGCGGCGCCCGCGCCCACGCCCGCGGCCGCCGCGCCCGTCCAGGAGCAGCCCCCGCAGCCCGCTCCGCAGCAGCTGCCGCAGATCCAGCCCGCGCCGCCCGTACAGCCCGCCATGCCGCCGGTGCAGCCGCTCCCGCAGATCCAGCAGGCCCCGCCGCCCCAGCCGATGTGCGAGCAGCCCATGGGGCCGCCGCCGATGCCGCCGCAGCCGGTCTACGAGTTCAGGCCCGAGCCGCAGCCCCAGCCGCAGCCGGTCTACGAGTTCAGGCCCGAGCCGCAGCCCCAGCAGCAGCCGGTCTACGAGTTCAGGCCCGAGCCGCAGCCCCAGCAGCAGCCGGTCTACGAGTTCAGGCCCGAGCCGCAGCCTCAGGTGCCGCCTCAGACGCAGCCCCAGCCGCGCCCCCAGGCGCCCGCTCCGGACATGTACCCCGCGCTGACCGCCGAGGTCCCGCCGGCCTTCGCGTCGGCGCCGCCCGGCACCCCGCGGCCGGCGCTGTACTGGCAGGACGCCTCCTGA
- a CDS encoding IclR family transcriptional regulator, with protein sequence MGRLVPAVTRALDILELFLEGDGTMSAPEITRRLGLPRTTVHELVTTLAARNYLVPQPGQSGRYRLGVRTYQLGSRYAEQLDLAAEGQQVARSVAETCDETVHVAILEGADVIYIAKVDSTHAVRMVSAAGRRLPAHCTSVGKMLLASLPPDALDERLPGDGPLPAMTEHSITSAGELRRQLGAVRERGVAVERRESNPDVSCVAAPVRNSAGRVVAALSISVPMIRWTEERRAELEELAVKGAAELSERLGHRGGAR encoded by the coding sequence ATGGGACGTCTCGTACCCGCCGTGACCAGAGCCCTGGACATCCTGGAGCTCTTCCTCGAAGGCGACGGCACGATGTCCGCGCCCGAGATCACCCGCAGGCTGGGTCTGCCGCGCACCACCGTGCACGAGCTGGTGACGACCCTCGCCGCGCGCAACTACCTGGTGCCGCAGCCCGGTCAGTCCGGCCGCTACCGCCTCGGCGTGCGCACGTACCAGCTCGGCAGCCGCTACGCCGAGCAGCTGGACCTCGCGGCCGAGGGGCAGCAGGTGGCCCGTTCGGTCGCGGAGACCTGCGACGAGACGGTGCACGTGGCGATCCTGGAGGGCGCCGACGTCATCTACATCGCCAAGGTGGACAGCACCCACGCGGTCCGGATGGTGTCGGCGGCCGGGCGCAGGCTGCCCGCGCACTGCACCTCCGTCGGCAAGATGCTGCTGGCCTCGCTGCCCCCGGACGCCCTCGACGAACGCCTGCCCGGCGACGGGCCGCTGCCCGCGATGACCGAGCACAGCATCACCTCGGCCGGCGAACTGCGGCGCCAGCTCGGTGCGGTGCGCGAGCGGGGGGTCGCCGTCGAGCGGCGCGAGTCCAACCCGGACGTCTCCTGCGTCGCCGCCCCGGTCCGCAACTCGGCGGGACGGGTGGTGGCCGCGCTCAGCATCTCCGTGCCGATGATCCGCTGGACCGAGGAGCGCCGGGCCGAGCTGGAGGAACTGGCCGTCAAGGGGGCCGCCGAGCTGTCCGAGCGCCTCGGGCACCGGGGCGGTGCGCGATGA
- a CDS encoding pyroglutamyl peptidase yields the protein MRLPLRPAVPADVPPPTAEELRLERAAPREILRRGGFDTAAPRFARALAEARDPASAARSVRRHGRALWRAAVDRVQGRGAVGGDLSHDDDRPLYWARLALGAELRRWQPAFALPAAGRAALAARLERASRGQDAVRPPLAEGVRRILLTGFDPFRLDTDIRCSNPSGAAALALDGVTLATAAGAARVETVVFPVRWGDFADGTVERVLRPRFRPGPRRVDLFATVSQGRDGRFDLERFNGAWRGGHPDNTGLSVTGPVPVPVAVADRQPQWTASTLPYAALAAAGTGPFPVYDRTTVTEVPAGATDPVTRDGGPTSGSAARAGGGGDYLSNEIAYRATLLRDRLALPAPGGHVHTPVLHFGPGNTDPATGTVTDPAFVAQRLAVTAQIRALLVAAVGTLG from the coding sequence ATGCGCCTGCCGCTCCGCCCTGCCGTGCCCGCCGACGTGCCGCCGCCCACGGCGGAGGAACTGCGCCTGGAGCGGGCCGCGCCGCGGGAGATCCTGCGCCGCGGCGGCTTCGACACCGCGGCCCCGCGGTTCGCCCGGGCCCTGGCGGAGGCCCGCGACCCGGCCTCGGCCGCCCGGAGCGTGCGGCGGCACGGGCGCGCCCTGTGGCGGGCCGCGGTGGACCGGGTCCAGGGGCGCGGGGCGGTGGGCGGCGACCTGAGCCACGACGACGACCGGCCGCTGTACTGGGCCCGGCTCGCCCTCGGCGCGGAACTGCGGCGGTGGCAACCGGCGTTCGCGCTGCCCGCCGCCGGCCGTGCCGCGCTGGCGGCCCGACTGGAGCGCGCCTCGCGCGGACAGGACGCCGTCCGGCCGCCCCTGGCCGAGGGCGTGCGGCGCATCCTGCTGACCGGCTTCGACCCCTTCCGGCTGGACACCGACATACGCTGCAGCAATCCCTCCGGGGCCGCGGCGCTCGCCCTGGACGGCGTCACCCTCGCGACCGCCGCGGGTGCCGCCCGCGTCGAGACCGTCGTCTTCCCGGTGCGCTGGGGCGACTTCGCCGACGGCACGGTCGAACGCGTCCTGCGCCCCCGCTTCCGGCCCGGCCCGCGCCGGGTCGACCTGTTCGCCACCGTCAGCCAGGGCCGGGACGGACGCTTCGACCTCGAACGCTTCAACGGCGCATGGCGCGGCGGCCACCCCGACAACACCGGCCTGTCCGTCACCGGCCCGGTCCCGGTCCCCGTGGCCGTCGCCGACCGGCAGCCGCAGTGGACGGCGTCCACGCTCCCGTACGCGGCGCTCGCCGCCGCCGGCACCGGCCCCTTCCCGGTGTACGACCGCACCACCGTCACCGAGGTCCCCGCCGGGGCAACCGACCCCGTCACCCGCGACGGCGGTCCGACCTCCGGCTCAGCGGCGCGCGCCGGGGGCGGCGGCGACTACCTCTCCAACGAGATCGCCTACCGGGCCACCCTGCTGCGGGACAGGCTCGCGCTGCCCGCCCCGGGCGGCCATGTCCACACCCCGGTGCTGCACTTCGGCCCCGGCAACACCGACCCGGCCACCGGCACGGTCACCGACCCCGCCTTCGTCGCCCAGCGGCTCGCGGTCACCGCCCAGATCCGTGCCCTCCTCGTCGCGGCCGTCGGCACGCTCGGCTGA
- a CDS encoding SMP-30/gluconolactonase/LRE family protein, with protein MSGVELALKAGARLGEGPTWDPVGARLLWVDILASRVHWYDPAGGGESVMATGQHVGAAKPRAAGGVVVNLRDGVGLYDADGAFRWLHRDPVPGRRANDAAVDAAGTLWAGTMRYDEAPGGGTLRRVAPDGTVEPVLDDVTVSNGTDWSPDGSLMYYVDSPTRRVDVFDVDRDTGLVRGRRPFAEVEEAAGLPDGLTVDAEGCVWVALWDGAAVRRYTPRGDLDRVVEVPVRRPTACAFGGPSLTDLYITSASTGLDARELAERPLSGSLLVVPGAGQGMPDVPFGG; from the coding sequence ATGAGCGGGGTCGAACTCGCACTCAAGGCCGGGGCGCGGCTCGGCGAGGGCCCCACCTGGGACCCGGTCGGCGCGCGGTTGCTGTGGGTGGACATCCTCGCCTCCCGGGTGCACTGGTACGACCCGGCCGGCGGCGGCGAGTCGGTGATGGCGACCGGGCAGCACGTCGGCGCGGCCAAGCCGCGCGCGGCCGGCGGCGTCGTGGTGAACCTGCGCGACGGCGTGGGGCTGTACGACGCGGACGGCGCCTTCCGCTGGCTGCACCGCGACCCCGTCCCCGGCCGGCGGGCCAACGACGCCGCCGTGGACGCCGCGGGCACCCTGTGGGCCGGCACCATGCGCTACGACGAGGCGCCCGGCGGCGGGACCCTGCGCCGGGTGGCCCCGGACGGCACGGTCGAGCCGGTGCTGGACGACGTGACCGTCAGCAACGGCACCGACTGGAGCCCCGACGGCTCCCTCATGTACTACGTGGACAGCCCGACCCGGCGCGTCGACGTCTTCGACGTCGACCGGGACACCGGACTCGTCCGCGGGCGGCGGCCGTTCGCGGAGGTCGAGGAGGCCGCGGGGCTCCCGGACGGCCTCACCGTGGACGCCGAGGGCTGCGTCTGGGTGGCCCTGTGGGACGGGGCCGCCGTCCGCCGCTACACCCCTCGGGGGGACCTGGACCGGGTCGTGGAGGTGCCGGTACGGCGGCCCACCGCCTGCGCGTTCGGCGGCCCGTCGCTGACCGACCTCTACATCACCTCCGCGAGCACGGGCCTTGACGCCCGGGAGCTGGCGGAGCGGCCCCTGTCGGGATCGCTGCTGGTGGTGCCGGGAGCGGGGCAGGGGATGCCCGATGTGCCGTTCGGTGGTTGA
- a CDS encoding NADP-dependent oxidoreductase, translated as MPKSREWHLVARPHGWPKPEDFALRETEVPEPGPGEILVRNLYVSVDPYMRGRMNDAKSYAEPYRLDKPMHGGAVGRVVASGAEGFAPGDHVLHFLGWREYALVNAETAVKVDPDLAPLSTYLGVLGMTGLTAYAGLLRVAGLKEGDAVFVSGAAGAVGSQVGQIAKLKGASRVIGSAGSDEKVKLLVEEYGFDAAFNYKDGPVAEQLAAAAPDGIDVYFDNVGGEHLEAAIGALNLRGRVAVCGMIALYNATEPAPGPRNLSRLIQNRLRIEGFLVGDHYDLQPQFVQEVGGWIREGRLRYRETVVDGIENNLEAFLGVLRGDNTGKMLVRLPD; from the coding sequence ATGCCGAAGAGCCGTGAATGGCACCTGGTCGCCCGCCCGCACGGGTGGCCGAAGCCCGAGGACTTCGCGCTGCGCGAGACCGAGGTCCCCGAGCCCGGACCCGGTGAGATCCTCGTGCGCAACCTCTACGTGTCGGTCGACCCCTACATGCGGGGCCGTATGAACGACGCGAAGTCGTACGCGGAGCCGTACCGGCTGGACAAGCCGATGCACGGCGGCGCGGTCGGCCGGGTCGTCGCCTCGGGCGCGGAGGGCTTCGCCCCCGGCGACCACGTGCTGCACTTCCTCGGCTGGCGTGAGTACGCCCTGGTCAACGCGGAGACCGCGGTCAAGGTCGACCCCGACCTCGCCCCGCTGAGCACCTACCTGGGAGTGCTCGGGATGACCGGTCTCACCGCCTACGCGGGCCTGTTGCGCGTCGCCGGCCTCAAGGAGGGCGACGCGGTCTTCGTCTCCGGCGCGGCGGGCGCGGTCGGCAGCCAGGTCGGCCAGATCGCCAAGCTCAAGGGTGCCTCCCGGGTGATCGGCAGCGCCGGTTCGGACGAGAAGGTCAAGCTCCTCGTCGAGGAGTACGGCTTCGACGCCGCCTTCAACTACAAGGACGGCCCCGTGGCCGAGCAGTTGGCGGCGGCCGCGCCCGACGGCATCGACGTCTACTTCGACAACGTGGGCGGCGAGCACCTCGAGGCGGCCATCGGCGCCCTCAACCTGCGCGGCCGGGTGGCCGTCTGCGGCATGATCGCCCTCTACAACGCGACCGAGCCCGCCCCCGGCCCCCGCAACCTGTCCCGGCTCATCCAGAACCGGCTGCGCATCGAGGGCTTCCTCGTCGGCGACCACTACGACCTGCAGCCGCAGTTCGTCCAGGAGGTCGGCGGCTGGATCCGCGAGGGCAGGCTGCGCTACCGCGAGACCGTCGTCGACGGGATCGAGAACAACCTGGAGGCCTTCCTCGGCGTCCTGCGCGGCGACAACACCGGGAAGATGCTGGTGCGTCTGCCCGATTAG
- a CDS encoding glycoside hydrolase family 3 C-terminal domain-containing protein, which yields MSDTSGTPLDDAVERALGKLDLDAKARLLAGQDMWSLPALPEIGLGSLVMSDGPIGVRGVRWTADDPSIALPSPTALAATWDPALARRTGRLLAQEARRKGVHVLLAPTVNLHRSPLGGRHFEAYSEDPYLTGEIGTGYVAGVQDGGVGTTVKHFVANDAETERFTVDNVIGERALRELYLAPFEAIVRNARPWGVMAAYNSVNGTTMTEHHRLQNEVLREEWGFDGFVVSDWAAARDTAAALAGGLDVAMPGPRTVYGQALARAVREGRVEESAVDTAVRNVLRLAARVGLLADTPAAVPADRIPAAIDGPALAREIARRSFVLVRNEPRGGRPVLPVDPAAVRGIALIGAAARDARVLGGGSAQVFPAHVVAPLDGLRAALPEGTPLAYAVGADPNEELAPAGPGFALRAVCRDAAGEVLGTCTLPGGHVQWMGGDLPDGVTHDALHSVEVTGTFTPRESGAHHFGTRGLGGFRLVVDGAPVYEGTQAAGPESGPFEGMFGAPVERGRVGLTAGVPVEVSLTHVVPRDGRGPVRAVVFSLVHGEPQRDGDELIAEAVAAARAAEVAVVVVATTERVESEGFDRADLRLPGRQDELVHAVAAVNPRTVVVVNAGSPVEMPWREEVAAVLIGWFPGQEAGAALADVLLGAAEPGGRLPTTWPARLADAPVGEVVPRDGVLRYDEGVFIGYRAWERAGAEPAYPFGHGLGYTDWAYEDASFAPAEGPAADGGRDTLGTLTVRLRNTGDRPGREVVQVYLAAPAGEDPAGGRPARVLAGFLPVELPAGAVTEARIALPRRAAQIWDPSEGDWRTLAGTYTAEVARSVADRRLTVPVAVGG from the coding sequence ATGAGCGACACCTCCGGAACCCCGCTCGACGACGCGGTCGAACGCGCGCTGGGCAAGCTCGACCTCGACGCGAAGGCACGGCTGCTGGCCGGGCAGGACATGTGGTCGCTGCCCGCGCTGCCCGAGATCGGACTGGGCTCGCTGGTCATGTCGGACGGGCCCATCGGGGTGCGCGGCGTGCGCTGGACCGCGGACGACCCCTCGATCGCGCTGCCCAGCCCCACGGCGCTCGCCGCCACCTGGGACCCCGCCCTCGCCCGCCGCACCGGGCGGCTGCTCGCCCAGGAGGCCCGCCGCAAGGGCGTGCACGTCCTGCTCGCCCCGACCGTCAACCTGCACCGTTCGCCGCTGGGCGGACGGCACTTCGAGGCGTACTCCGAGGATCCGTACCTCACCGGTGAGATCGGCACCGGCTACGTCGCGGGCGTCCAGGACGGCGGGGTCGGCACGACCGTCAAGCACTTCGTCGCCAACGACGCCGAGACCGAGCGCTTCACCGTCGACAACGTCATCGGCGAGCGCGCCCTGCGCGAGCTCTACCTCGCGCCCTTCGAGGCCATCGTCAGGAACGCCCGGCCCTGGGGCGTCATGGCCGCCTACAACTCCGTCAACGGCACCACGATGACCGAGCACCACCGGCTGCAGAACGAGGTGCTGCGCGAGGAGTGGGGCTTCGACGGCTTCGTCGTCTCCGACTGGGCGGCCGCCCGGGACACAGCCGCCGCCCTCGCCGGCGGCCTCGACGTGGCCATGCCGGGACCGCGCACCGTCTACGGGCAGGCGCTGGCCCGCGCGGTGCGCGAGGGCCGCGTCGAGGAGTCCGCCGTGGACACGGCGGTGCGCAACGTGCTGCGGCTCGCCGCCCGGGTGGGCCTGCTGGCGGACACCCCCGCGGCGGTGCCCGCCGACCGGATCCCCGCCGCGATCGACGGCCCCGCGCTCGCCCGGGAGATCGCCCGCCGCTCCTTCGTCCTGGTCCGCAACGAGCCGCGCGGCGGGCGGCCCGTCCTGCCGGTCGACCCCGCCGCGGTGCGCGGGATCGCGCTCATCGGCGCGGCCGCACGTGACGCCCGGGTGCTCGGCGGCGGGTCCGCGCAGGTCTTCCCCGCCCACGTGGTCGCGCCGCTGGACGGCCTGCGCGCGGCGCTGCCGGAGGGCACCCCCTTGGCCTACGCCGTGGGCGCCGACCCCAACGAGGAACTCGCGCCCGCCGGGCCCGGCTTCGCGCTGCGCGCGGTCTGCCGGGACGCCGCGGGCGAGGTCCTCGGCACCTGCACGCTGCCCGGGGGCCACGTGCAGTGGATGGGCGGCGACCTGCCCGACGGAGTGACCCACGACGCCCTGCACTCGGTCGAGGTGACCGGCACCTTCACCCCCCGCGAGAGCGGCGCCCACCACTTCGGCACCCGGGGGCTGGGCGGCTTCCGGCTCGTCGTGGACGGTGCGCCGGTCTACGAAGGGACCCAGGCCGCCGGCCCCGAGTCCGGCCCCTTCGAGGGGATGTTCGGCGCGCCCGTCGAACGCGGCCGGGTCGGACTGACCGCCGGGGTGCCCGTCGAGGTCTCCCTGACCCACGTCGTGCCCCGGGACGGCAGGGGGCCGGTCCGGGCGGTCGTCTTCTCGCTCGTCCACGGCGAACCGCAGCGGGACGGGGACGAGTTGATCGCGGAGGCCGTCGCGGCGGCGCGGGCGGCGGAAGTGGCGGTGGTCGTGGTCGCGACCACCGAGCGGGTCGAGAGCGAGGGCTTCGACCGCGCGGACCTGCGGCTGCCGGGCCGTCAGGACGAACTCGTGCACGCGGTGGCCGCGGTGAACCCCCGGACGGTGGTCGTGGTGAACGCCGGCTCGCCGGTGGAGATGCCGTGGCGCGAGGAGGTCGCCGCGGTGCTGATCGGGTGGTTCCCCGGGCAGGAGGCTGGCGCGGCGCTCGCCGACGTCCTCCTCGGCGCCGCCGAGCCCGGCGGCCGGCTGCCCACCACCTGGCCAGCCCGGCTGGCCGACGCCCCGGTCGGCGAGGTCGTGCCCCGGGACGGGGTCCTGCGCTACGACGAGGGCGTCTTCATCGGCTACCGCGCCTGGGAGCGGGCCGGGGCGGAGCCCGCGTACCCGTTCGGGCACGGGCTCGGCTACACCGACTGGGCCTACGAGGACGCCTCCTTCGCACCGGCGGAGGGACCGGCCGCGGACGGCGGGCGAGACACCCTGGGCACGCTCACCGTACGGCTGCGCAACACCGGTGACCGGCCCGGGCGGGAGGTCGTCCAGGTCTACCTGGCGGCGCCCGCGGGCGAGGACCCGGCGGGCGGGCGCCCGGCCCGCGTCCTGGCCGGATTCCTCCCGGTCGAGCTTCCGGCGGGCGCCGTGACGGAGGCCCGGATCGCGCTGCCCCGCCGTGCCGCGCAGATCTGGGACCCCTCGGAGGGTGACTGGCGCACTCTTGCGGGTACGTACACCGCCGAGGTCGCGCGCAGCGTCGCCGACCGCCGTCTCACGGTCCCGGTGGCCGTGGGCGGCTGA
- a CDS encoding EI24 domain-containing protein, which translates to MRDLANGIRLFVDGQRWVLRHGRWFGFGLLPALITLVGYVAALVVLAFWADDATAWATPFADDWDSPWRGLFRGLLTAVAFGGGLLLAVISFTAVTLLVGQPFYESLAERVDVTEGGAPDAPDVPLWRELLQSARDSLRVLVRVAVWGVLLFAAGFIPFVGQTVVPAIGFCVSGYFLALELSGVAFQRREVPLRMRMRMLRGRMALTLGFGVPLILCFLVPLVSVLLMPGAVAGATLLVRALTHPQEVPEPRPEPGAPVGRLDFRKP; encoded by the coding sequence ATGCGAGATCTTGCCAACGGGATACGGCTCTTCGTGGACGGCCAGCGCTGGGTGCTCCGGCACGGCCGCTGGTTCGGCTTCGGGCTGCTGCCGGCGCTGATCACCCTCGTCGGCTACGTGGCGGCACTGGTCGTCCTCGCCTTCTGGGCCGACGACGCGACCGCCTGGGCCACACCTTTCGCCGACGACTGGGACTCGCCCTGGCGCGGCCTGTTCCGCGGGCTGCTCACCGCGGTCGCCTTCGGCGGCGGCCTGCTGCTGGCGGTGATCTCCTTCACCGCGGTGACGCTCCTGGTCGGCCAGCCCTTCTACGAGTCCCTCGCCGAGCGGGTCGACGTCACCGAGGGCGGCGCGCCCGACGCACCCGACGTCCCGCTGTGGCGGGAGCTGCTGCAGTCCGCCCGGGACAGCCTGCGGGTGCTGGTCCGGGTCGCCGTCTGGGGCGTCCTGCTGTTCGCCGCCGGCTTCATCCCCTTCGTCGGCCAGACCGTCGTCCCCGCGATCGGCTTCTGCGTCTCCGGGTACTTCCTCGCCCTCGAACTCAGTGGCGTGGCCTTCCAGCGGCGCGAGGTCCCGTTGCGGATGCGGATGCGGATGCTGCGCGGGCGGATGGCGCTCACGCTGGGCTTCGGTGTGCCGTTGATCCTGTGCTTCCTGGTGCCGTTGGTGTCCGTCCTGCTCATGCCGGGTGCGGTGGCGGGTGCGACGCTTCTGGTGCGTGCGTTGACGCATCCGCAGGAGGTGCCCGAGCCGCGGCCGGAGCCGGGTGCGCCCGTGGGGCGGCTGGACTTCCGAAAGCCGTAG
- a CDS encoding class I SAM-dependent methyltransferase — protein sequence MAQRTNQYDDNPQSYRTYWEGRGYEHDAEVAALRRLLEGRHFGHAADVGGGFGRLVPVLREFADRVTLVDASRKQLDDAEEFLKGLAGVSMRLMSAGGLGLHSASVDLVTMIRVMHHLPDPGAALTEIARVLRPGGTAVVETANLAHAANRLRYAAHRRRVPRSPVDIRSAENRERDSIPFVNHHPRTVAAQLEAAGLRVERRLSVSNLRSARLKRVVPHATLVRAEGALQSPLARVGFGPSIFFLARKPA from the coding sequence ATGGCGCAGCGCACCAACCAGTACGACGACAATCCGCAGAGCTACCGCACCTACTGGGAAGGCCGCGGCTACGAACACGACGCCGAGGTGGCCGCGTTGCGGCGGCTGCTCGAAGGGCGGCACTTCGGCCACGCGGCGGACGTCGGCGGCGGCTTCGGCCGGCTCGTGCCGGTGCTGCGGGAGTTCGCCGACCGGGTCACGCTGGTGGACGCCAGCCGCAAGCAGCTGGACGACGCGGAGGAGTTCCTCAAGGGGCTCGCCGGGGTGAGCATGCGGCTGATGAGCGCGGGGGGCCTCGGCCTGCACTCCGCGAGCGTCGACCTGGTCACCATGATCCGCGTCATGCACCACCTGCCCGACCCGGGGGCCGCGCTGACCGAGATCGCCCGGGTGCTGCGGCCGGGCGGCACCGCCGTCGTCGAGACCGCCAACCTCGCGCACGCCGCCAACCGGCTGCGCTACGCGGCGCACCGCCGGCGGGTGCCGCGGTCACCGGTGGACATCCGCTCGGCGGAGAACCGCGAGCGCGACAGCATCCCGTTCGTCAACCACCACCCGCGCACGGTCGCCGCGCAGCTGGAGGCAGCGGGGCTGCGCGTGGAGCGCCGGCTGTCGGTGTCCAACCTGCGCAGCGCGCGGCTCAAGCGGGTGGTACCGCACGCGACGCTGGTACGGGCCGAGGGGGCGCTGCAGTCCCCGCTGGCCCGTGTGGGGTTCGGGCCGAGCATCTTCTTCCTCGCCCGCAAGCCGGCGTAG
- a CDS encoding TetR/AcrR family transcriptional regulator, with translation MTANDRGRGLGRAVRNEDRKAEIIQAALEVIAERGYRGASLAAVAERVGLTQQGLLHYFPTKEALLVAVLEVRDRWDMASAALHGTAWPMEMVANLVEYNATRPGVVQVFSVLAGDSVTEDHPAREYFRDRYTRVRRWAADSLRAEYGGTLPGGLTPEQAAPLLVAVMDGLQLQWLHDPGEVDMPALFRRFVALLDPAGDGGEPGGA, from the coding sequence GTGACGGCCAACGACCGCGGCCGGGGACTCGGCCGCGCGGTCCGCAACGAGGACCGCAAGGCGGAGATCATCCAGGCCGCCCTCGAAGTGATCGCCGAACGCGGCTACCGGGGGGCTTCGCTGGCCGCCGTCGCGGAGCGGGTCGGGCTCACGCAGCAGGGGCTGCTCCACTACTTCCCGACCAAGGAGGCCCTGCTCGTCGCGGTGCTCGAGGTCCGCGACCGGTGGGACATGGCCTCGGCGGCGCTGCACGGCACGGCCTGGCCGATGGAGATGGTGGCCAACCTGGTCGAGTACAACGCCACCCGGCCGGGCGTCGTCCAGGTCTTCAGCGTGCTCGCCGGCGACAGCGTCACCGAGGACCATCCCGCGCGGGAGTACTTCAGGGACCGCTACACGCGGGTGCGCCGCTGGGCCGCCGACTCGCTGCGCGCCGAGTACGGCGGGACGCTGCCCGGCGGCCTCACGCCCGAGCAGGCCGCCCCGTTGCTCGTGGCCGTCATGGACGGTCTGCAGCTGCAGTGGCTGCACGACCCCGGCGAGGTGGACATGCCGGCGCTCTTCCGGCGCTTCGTCGCCCTGCTCGACCCGGCCGGCGACGGCGGGGAACCCGGCGGCGCGTGA